A genome region from Arachidicoccus soli includes the following:
- a CDS encoding (Fe-S)-binding protein: MKVPTMAEMLMNNDTPEVLFWVGCAGSFDQRAQNITKAFATILHKTGVKYAILGKEESCTGDPARRAGNEFLFQMMAYNNIQVLNNYQIKKIVTTCPHCFNIIKNEYPALGGHYEVIHHSTFLQQLLDEGKIVLKEGGVFKGKKITYHDSCYLGRANNIYEAPRKVLEALDVELVEMKHCRSKGLCCGAGGAQMFKEEEKGTKRVNIERVEEALETNAKIVASACPFCNTMMTDGVKNKGQEESVEVLDLAELIAASME; this comes from the coding sequence ATGAAGGTTCCTACAATGGCTGAAATGCTGATGAACAATGATACGCCTGAAGTTTTGTTCTGGGTGGGCTGCGCGGGAAGTTTTGATCAGCGTGCACAAAATATAACCAAAGCATTCGCTACTATTTTACATAAAACAGGTGTTAAATATGCCATTCTGGGAAAAGAAGAATCCTGCACCGGAGATCCGGCTAGAAGAGCCGGTAATGAATTTCTTTTCCAAATGATGGCTTATAATAATATTCAGGTTTTGAATAATTATCAGATAAAAAAAATAGTGACTACTTGTCCGCACTGCTTTAATATTATAAAAAACGAATATCCTGCCTTGGGAGGTCATTACGAAGTAATACATCACAGTACTTTTTTACAACAGTTACTTGACGAAGGAAAAATTGTGCTGAAAGAGGGAGGTGTTTTTAAGGGTAAAAAAATTACTTACCATGATAGTTGTTATTTAGGGCGCGCCAATAATATCTATGAAGCTCCTCGTAAAGTCTTAGAAGCTTTAGATGTGGAACTGGTAGAGATGAAACATTGTCGCAGCAAAGGGCTGTGTTGTGGAGCCGGGGGGGCGCAAATGTTTAAAGAGGAAGAAAAAGGCACTAAGCGTGTCAATATAGAAAGGGTAGAAGAGGCTTTAGAAACAAATGCAAAGATTGTTGCATCGGCTTGCCCTTTTTGCAATACGATGATGACAGATGGCGTGAAAAATAAAGGTCAAGAAGAATCAGTGGAGGTTTTAGACCTTGCTGAACTGATTGCTGCATCTATGGAATAA
- the ung gene encoding uracil-DNA glycosylase, with amino-acid sequence MNVQIEESWKQALQEEFSKEYFSGIVDFLKAEKALKREIFPPGNLIFNAFAQTPFHAVKVVLLGQDPYHNEEQAHGLAFSVQEGVRIPPSLQNMYKELHADIGMPIPKTGNLTHWAKQGVLLLNATLTVRAHEANSHAKIGWTSFTNAVIEKISKERKGIIFLLWGRFAQEKQTLIDVSKHYILKAAHPSPLSAHNGFFGCKHFSKTNELLVQQQQTAIDWMIQD; translated from the coding sequence ATGAATGTGCAAATAGAAGAAAGCTGGAAGCAGGCATTGCAAGAGGAGTTCTCTAAAGAATACTTTTCGGGCATAGTCGATTTTTTGAAAGCAGAGAAAGCTTTAAAAAGAGAGATATTTCCTCCGGGCAATCTAATTTTTAATGCCTTCGCTCAAACACCTTTTCATGCAGTAAAAGTGGTATTGTTGGGACAAGATCCATATCACAATGAAGAACAAGCCCATGGGCTTGCATTTTCAGTGCAAGAGGGGGTGCGTATTCCACCTTCCTTACAAAATATGTATAAAGAATTGCATGCGGATATCGGTATGCCCATCCCTAAAACCGGCAACCTCACCCATTGGGCAAAACAAGGTGTGCTATTATTAAACGCGACGCTTACTGTACGCGCCCACGAAGCCAATAGCCATGCGAAAATCGGTTGGACAAGTTTTACAAATGCGGTAATTGAAAAAATATCCAAAGAAAGAAAAGGAATTATATTTTTGTTGTGGGGAAGATTTGCGCAAGAAAAGCAAACACTTATTGACGTATCAAAACATTATATTTTAAAGGCAGCGCATCCCTCTCCCCTTAGTGCGCATAATGGATTTTTTGGCTGCAAACATTTCAGTAAAACAAATGAGTTATTAGTCCAACAACAGCAAACAGCCATTGATTGGATGATTCAAGATTAA
- a CDS encoding lysophospholipid acyltransferase family protein, with amino-acid sequence MKLFKNIIGRIWALWGLMLFVTTMVVALLFMLPCFFLKDPQRAGLQQKVSRVWMRVFLTLIGCPLKIKNKKVFEKNKNYIIVCNHNSLMDVPVTNPFMAKPTKTIAKKSFAKVPLFGWIYQWGSVLVDRNSEKSRKQSYFDMKAVLSMGMDMVLYPEGTRNKTNQPLKKFHNGAFKLAVDTQHEILPAILFNTRKILPADKFFYLMPHTIELHFLKPTSPLGFSAEELKNKIFEEMWNYYEANY; translated from the coding sequence ATGAAACTATTTAAAAATATAATCGGCAGGATATGGGCATTATGGGGATTAATGCTATTCGTAACAACCATGGTTGTAGCACTGCTATTTATGCTACCATGTTTCTTCCTGAAAGACCCGCAACGTGCTGGTTTACAGCAAAAAGTCTCTCGTGTATGGATGCGTGTATTTTTAACCTTAATAGGCTGTCCGTTAAAAATAAAAAATAAAAAAGTATTTGAAAAAAATAAAAATTACATTATCGTTTGCAACCACAATAGTTTGATGGATGTGCCGGTGACCAACCCTTTTATGGCCAAACCGACCAAAACAATTGCTAAAAAAAGCTTCGCAAAAGTACCTTTATTTGGATGGATTTATCAATGGGGCTCTGTTTTAGTGGATAGAAACAGTGAAAAAAGCCGTAAACAAAGTTATTTCGACATGAAAGCAGTTTTATCGATGGGGATGGATATGGTTTTGTATCCTGAAGGTACTCGCAATAAAACCAACCAACCGTTGAAGAAATTTCATAATGGCGCATTCAAATTAGCAGTTGACACGCAACATGAAATTCTGCCAGCCATTCTTTTTAATACAAGAAAAATATTACCGGCCGATAAATTCTTTTATCTGATGCCTCACACTATTGAATTACATTTTCTTAAACCTACAAGTCCATTAGGGTTTAGCGCAGAAGAACTAAAGAATAAAATCTTTGAAGAAATGTGGAATTATTATGAGGCAAATTACTAA
- a CDS encoding MFS transporter, with the protein MFRSLSSKNFRYFISGQAVSLIGTWMQKVAVSWIIYQLTHSAFILGLTMFANLIPSLLLSPYAGSYTDRHNKHKILLITQVLLMLQAGVFTLFVFFKMDNVAIIILLSLIQGIITAFDTTARQSLLVEMIEHKEDLSNAIALNSSMANLTRILGPAVGGVLLSTLGNTACFFINFISYFFVIFSLVMMKLNLPKIEKNGESIWAALKEGYDYIKGLPDFSSLILLMAGYSLFVIPFSTLLPIFAKDIFKGDAATFSWFESAAGIGALLGTAYIAGLKPNKNMLRVVLFSSMIFSLGVLLLSSSLNLHVALFFTMVTGLGMMSQTSATNTYLQTHVSDKMRGRVISYFIMSYQGVIPIGSLLIGFLASFFGAKITVIVEGVIGLSCSLIFLYYKKRVRKTVSYSV; encoded by the coding sequence ATGTTTCGTTCACTATCTTCAAAAAATTTTAGATATTTTATCAGTGGTCAGGCGGTTTCATTAATAGGGACTTGGATGCAAAAAGTTGCAGTGAGTTGGATTATTTACCAACTGACCCATTCTGCGTTTATACTGGGATTGACCATGTTTGCCAATCTCATTCCTTCTTTGTTGTTGTCTCCTTATGCAGGCAGCTATACTGATAGGCATAACAAACATAAAATATTGTTGATTACCCAGGTATTGCTGATGTTGCAAGCAGGCGTTTTTACGCTCTTTGTCTTTTTTAAAATGGATAATGTTGCTATCATTATTTTGTTAAGCCTTATACAAGGTATCATTACCGCTTTCGATACCACAGCGCGGCAGTCTTTATTAGTAGAAATGATTGAACATAAGGAAGATTTATCCAATGCAATTGCGCTTAACTCTTCGATGGCAAACCTTACCCGAATTTTGGGGCCTGCAGTTGGCGGTGTTTTGTTGAGTACTTTAGGAAATACCGCTTGTTTTTTCATCAATTTTATCAGCTACTTTTTTGTCATATTTTCTTTGGTCATGATGAAATTAAATTTGCCTAAAATAGAGAAAAATGGAGAAAGTATTTGGGCTGCATTGAAAGAAGGATATGATTATATAAAAGGACTACCTGATTTTTCATCCCTGATTTTGTTAATGGCGGGATATAGTCTTTTTGTTATTCCTTTTAGTACTTTATTGCCCATCTTTGCCAAAGATATTTTTAAAGGTGATGCCGCTACTTTTAGTTGGTTTGAAAGTGCTGCCGGCATCGGTGCTTTATTAGGGACAGCCTATATTGCCGGTTTAAAGCCTAACAAGAATATGTTGCGTGTAGTGTTGTTTTCGAGTATGATCTTTTCTTTAGGTGTATTATTGTTGTCATCCAGCCTTAACTTGCATGTTGCATTATTTTTTACCATGGTTACCGGTTTAGGAATGATGTCACAAACTTCGGCAACCAATACGTATTTGCAGACCCATGTTTCCGATAAAATGCGCGGAAGAGTAATTAGTTATTTTATTATGTCCTACCAAGGGGTGATTCCCATTGGTAGTTTGCTGATAGGCTTTTTAGCTTCTTTTTTTGGCGCAAAAATTACTGTAATTGTCGAAGGCGTTATTGGGTTAAGCTGCTCTCTTATTTTTCTTTATTATAAAAAGAGAGTGCGCAAGACAGTATCCTATTCTGTTTAG
- a CDS encoding MarR family winged helix-turn-helix transcriptional regulator produces the protein MQTDKDFKLAVALNSSIAKLTRRLRKQAGKQPFSLTEQTTMALLEANKKMLPSELADAHHISAQAISQVINRLYDQNCIIKNEDEADKRKVYISLNEEGRQKLTEMRTARSEWLGGAIDKELTKEEKAQLPVFIAMLQRLSEVEY, from the coding sequence ATGCAAACTGACAAAGATTTTAAATTGGCGGTAGCCCTCAATAGCTCGATTGCCAAACTTACGCGCAGGCTTAGAAAACAAGCTGGTAAACAGCCTTTTTCTCTTACCGAGCAAACGACTATGGCACTCTTGGAAGCTAATAAAAAAATGCTTCCCTCTGAGTTGGCAGATGCGCATCATATTTCGGCACAAGCAATTTCGCAAGTGATCAATAGGCTTTATGATCAAAATTGTATTATTAAAAATGAGGATGAAGCAGATAAACGGAAAGTTTATATCTCACTCAATGAAGAGGGCAGACAAAAATTAACTGAAATGCGGACAGCGCGGAGTGAATGGCTGGGAGGGGCGATTGACAAAGAACTCACTAAGGAGGAAAAAGCACAGCTGCCGGTATTTATTGCAATGTTGCAAAGGCTTTCAGAAGTTGAATATTAA
- a CDS encoding glycogen synthase, with amino-acid sequence MEILHISAECYPVAKVGGLGDVAGALPKYQQKNGHNVKLIMPMYKTKFLAENEWEVDYKGNAHLGSYYFDFTIIKEKTDKLGFSLYLVDINGLLDRERVYGYEDDAQRFIAFQICVATWLRQWSVQPDVVHCHDYHTGLLPFIFKYCYDFKELQNVPTVLTIHNAEYQGWMSWDKSVWLPRYDNWKAGLLEWGKIINPLAAGIKNAWALTTVSPSYMEELRYNSNGLEDLFEYEKGKCHGILNGIDNEVWNPKTDSFIEQNFDEISVTKGKQQNKEVLCKEFGLDIAYPLFVFIGRLVGEKAADVLPDAIRTAFYSLDKKVNFLILGSGEPLIEQRLDALKQEFSGNYNFYNGYNEKLSHLMYAGADFLLMPSRVEPCGLNQMYALRYGTMPLVRRVGGLKDTVIDIGDNGYGICFSQANINDLVDSCHRAVAVFEKKKIFASYRKKMMQIDNSWDNTVGKYIQLYEQLN; translated from the coding sequence ATGGAAATATTGCATATATCTGCAGAATGCTACCCAGTAGCGAAAGTAGGCGGACTGGGAGATGTAGCGGGGGCCTTACCTAAATATCAACAAAAAAACGGCCATAATGTAAAGCTGATAATGCCCATGTACAAAACCAAATTTTTGGCGGAGAATGAATGGGAAGTGGATTATAAGGGAAATGCGCATTTAGGAAGTTATTATTTTGACTTTACGATCATCAAAGAAAAAACTGACAAACTAGGATTCTCTCTATATCTTGTAGACATCAATGGATTACTGGATAGAGAAAGGGTATATGGATACGAAGATGATGCACAAAGATTTATTGCCTTTCAAATATGTGTAGCAACTTGGTTAAGGCAATGGAGCGTTCAACCGGATGTGGTCCATTGCCATGATTATCATACAGGTCTCCTCCCTTTCATATTTAAATATTGTTACGATTTCAAAGAACTCCAAAATGTACCGACTGTATTAACTATTCATAATGCAGAATATCAAGGCTGGATGAGCTGGGACAAAAGTGTCTGGTTACCTAGATATGATAATTGGAAAGCAGGTTTACTCGAGTGGGGAAAAATAATCAACCCCTTAGCGGCAGGCATAAAGAACGCTTGGGCATTAACCACAGTAAGTCCGAGTTATATGGAGGAATTGCGCTACAATAGTAATGGCTTAGAAGATTTATTTGAATATGAAAAGGGCAAATGCCATGGTATTTTAAATGGTATTGATAATGAAGTGTGGAATCCTAAAACAGATAGTTTCATAGAACAAAATTTTGATGAAATCAGTGTTACAAAAGGAAAGCAGCAAAACAAAGAAGTATTATGTAAAGAGTTTGGGCTAGATATTGCATATCCGCTTTTTGTTTTTATAGGTCGTTTAGTTGGAGAAAAGGCAGCAGATGTATTACCCGATGCCATACGCACAGCATTTTACAGCTTAGATAAAAAAGTAAACTTTTTGATATTGGGTTCAGGAGAACCATTGATAGAGCAAAGGCTTGATGCACTTAAACAAGAATTTAGCGGTAACTACAATTTCTATAATGGATATAATGAAAAACTTAGTCATTTAATGTATGCAGGTGCAGATTTTCTGTTGATGCCCAGCCGCGTAGAGCCTTGTGGGTTAAATCAGATGTACGCATTACGCTACGGTACAATGCCCTTAGTACGTCGGGTAGGTGGTCTTAAGGACACTGTAATTGACATTGGGGACAATGGTTATGGTATTTGTTTTAGTCAAGCAAATATCAACGACCTTGTAGATTCTTGTCACAGGGCTGTTGCAGTATTTGAAAAGAAGAAAATTTTCGCATCATACAGAAAGAAAATGATGCAGATTGATAATAGTTGGGATAATACTGTCGGGAAATATATTCAACTATATGAACAACTAAACTAA
- a CDS encoding glucose-1-phosphate adenylyltransferase: MSFISKNVVAVILGGGAGTRLYPLTATRSKPAVPIAGKYRLVDIPISNCMNSDILKMYVLTQFNSASLNKHIKNTYHFSAFSKGFVDIIAAEQTPDSSEWFQGTADAVRQSLRHLQNQSYEYILVLSGDQLYQIDFKEMFEKHIQSNAEISIATIPVNAKDATEFGIMKSNEHNEITSFIEKPAAELLPDWISDTGEKMQAEGRNYMASMGIYIFNKSIMGQLLMQVHPNAKDFGKEIIPSAIGKYRVNSFQYEGYWTDIGNISSFFEANLDLTNDIPSINLYDSDAAIYTRPRMLPAAKINSGCVTSSVIAEGSIILCESLERCIVGIRARIGSGSKLKSCYIMGNDYYETLASINAHKEKGEPPLGIGENCLIENAIIDKNVHIGNNVTIIGGPHLENQDHELYTVKDGIVVIKKMVTIPDGFELQ; the protein is encoded by the coding sequence ATGAGTTTCATATCAAAAAACGTGGTAGCGGTAATCTTAGGCGGCGGTGCAGGTACCAGACTTTATCCTCTCACAGCAACGAGATCTAAACCTGCGGTACCCATTGCCGGCAAATATCGTTTAGTGGATATTCCGATTAGTAATTGTATGAATTCAGATATCCTTAAGATGTATGTACTCACACAATTTAATTCTGCATCGCTCAACAAGCATATTAAAAACACTTATCACTTTAGCGCCTTCAGCAAAGGTTTTGTAGATATTATAGCAGCAGAGCAAACACCCGATAGCAGTGAGTGGTTTCAAGGTACGGCCGATGCGGTCAGACAGTCACTAAGACACTTACAGAATCAGAGCTATGAGTATATTTTAGTTTTGAGCGGGGATCAATTGTACCAAATTGATTTCAAAGAGATGTTTGAGAAGCATATTCAGAGTAACGCCGAAATCTCCATAGCCACCATCCCCGTTAATGCAAAAGATGCGACTGAATTTGGTATTATGAAGTCAAATGAACATAACGAAATCACTTCTTTTATAGAAAAACCGGCAGCCGAATTACTGCCTGATTGGATAAGTGATACCGGAGAAAAAATGCAAGCAGAAGGCAGAAACTATATGGCTTCAATGGGTATCTATATTTTTAACAAAAGCATAATGGGTCAATTATTAATGCAAGTGCACCCCAATGCAAAAGATTTTGGTAAAGAAATTATTCCTTCAGCCATCGGAAAGTACCGGGTTAATAGTTTTCAATACGAAGGTTACTGGACAGATATAGGAAACATTAGTTCATTCTTTGAAGCGAATTTAGATCTTACCAATGATATTCCATCTATTAACTTATATGACTCAGATGCCGCAATTTATACGCGACCACGTATGTTACCCGCAGCAAAGATTAATTCCGGCTGTGTTACCTCCTCGGTAATTGCTGAAGGTAGTATAATACTATGCGAAAGTTTAGAAAGGTGCATCGTCGGCATTCGCGCCCGTATTGGATCCGGATCCAAATTAAAATCCTGTTATATAATGGGAAATGATTATTATGAAACACTCGCCAGCATCAATGCCCATAAAGAAAAAGGCGAACCTCCTTTAGGCATCGGAGAAAATTGTCTCATTGAGAATGCAATTATTGACAAGAACGTACATATAGGAAATAATGTAACCATTATTGGTGGCCCACATCTGGAAAACCAGGACCATGAATTATACACGGTAAAAGACGGTATCGTTGTCATAAAAAAAATGGTAACCATTCCCGATGGGTTTGAACTCCAGTAA
- a CDS encoding UxaA family hydrolase — protein MENKILKIHPEDNVIVALQDLKQGEVITLDNENYTLLDPVKAMHKFIAEDVAIGEGIKMYGVFVGVAKEYLPKGRQLNTSNIQYPANDYTIDKGKTDWQRPNVENWQAASFWGYHRNDGTVGVANYWLVIPMVFCENRNVDLMKEALLENLGYRTQKKYNQFTKNLVDLYSTGKDLVDIVNADFEDASLHAKDRIFPNIDGVKFLTHQGGCGGIRQDSEALCGLLAGYITHPNVAGVTVLSLGCQNAQVSILEKEIHKRSPAFDKPMFILEQQKIGKESDLLTEAIKQTFAGLAEVNKQQRKEASIKKLCIGLASGGSDGFSGISANPAIGYTADLLVALGGKVILSEFPELCGVERGVSDRCLREENAARFTELMKKYSASAVNAGSTFDMNPSQDKIKEGLISDVITSAGAAQKGGTSPIVDVLDYPEKVTRPGLNLLCTPGNDVESTTAEVGSGATMVLFTTGLGRSTGNPIAPVIKLSTNTALFNKMNEIIDIDTGTIISGEETIEEVGSRILNFILEVASGRQPVKAVVNGQDDFIPWKRGISL, from the coding sequence ATGGAAAACAAAATTCTGAAAATACACCCGGAAGATAATGTTATTGTGGCTTTGCAAGATTTGAAACAGGGAGAAGTTATAACATTGGATAATGAAAACTACACCTTGTTAGATCCTGTAAAAGCAATGCACAAATTTATTGCGGAAGATGTGGCAATAGGGGAAGGTATAAAAATGTACGGTGTATTCGTGGGAGTCGCCAAAGAATATTTGCCAAAGGGCAGACAACTTAACACAAGCAATATCCAATATCCTGCAAATGATTATACAATAGATAAAGGAAAAACTGATTGGCAAAGGCCAAATGTAGAAAATTGGCAAGCCGCTAGTTTTTGGGGTTATCATCGAAATGATGGGACTGTGGGAGTTGCTAATTATTGGCTTGTTATTCCGATGGTGTTTTGTGAGAATAGAAATGTGGATTTAATGAAGGAGGCTTTGCTAGAGAATCTGGGTTATCGTACACAAAAGAAGTATAATCAATTTACCAAAAACCTAGTAGATTTATATTCTACAGGAAAAGATCTTGTGGATATTGTAAATGCAGATTTTGAGGATGCCTCCTTGCATGCAAAGGATAGAATTTTCCCGAATATTGATGGTGTGAAATTTTTGACGCACCAAGGCGGTTGCGGTGGCATCCGACAGGATTCTGAAGCCCTATGCGGATTGTTGGCGGGTTATATTACGCATCCTAATGTGGCTGGAGTCACTGTGTTAAGCCTGGGCTGTCAAAATGCTCAGGTTTCCATTCTTGAAAAAGAAATTCATAAGAGGTCACCGGCATTTGACAAGCCGATGTTTATTTTAGAGCAGCAGAAAATTGGCAAAGAGTCTGATTTATTGACAGAAGCAATTAAACAGACATTTGCTGGACTTGCTGAGGTAAATAAACAACAGCGTAAGGAAGCTTCTATTAAAAAGCTCTGTATAGGTTTAGCAAGTGGCGGATCGGATGGATTTTCAGGCATCTCTGCTAATCCTGCTATTGGTTATACCGCTGATTTATTGGTAGCCTTAGGTGGAAAAGTTATTCTTTCAGAATTCCCGGAACTTTGTGGTGTTGAGCGGGGGGTAAGTGATCGTTGTTTGCGGGAAGAAAATGCAGCGCGCTTTACTGAGCTGATGAAAAAATATAGCGCGAGCGCAGTAAATGCTGGGTCTACCTTTGATATGAATCCTTCACAGGACAAGATAAAAGAGGGACTAATCTCCGATGTCATTACATCTGCAGGGGCTGCCCAAAAAGGCGGAACTTCGCCGATTGTGGATGTTCTGGATTACCCGGAGAAAGTAACGAGACCGGGACTTAATTTGCTTTGTACACCAGGAAATGATGTGGAATCTACGACTGCTGAAGTGGGAAGCGGCGCAACAATGGTGCTTTTTACAACAGGATTAGGAAGGTCTACGGGTAACCCCATTGCCCCTGTAATTAAACTCTCTACGAATACTGCATTATTCAATAAGATGAATGAGATTATCGATATAGATACGGGTACAATTATTAGCGGTGAAGAAACGATTGAAGAGGTGGGAAGCAGGATCCTGAATTTTATCCTGGAGGTCGCAAGTGGCAGGCAGCCGGTGAAAGCGGTGGTAAATGGGCAGGACGATTTTATTCCTTGGAAAAGGGGCATTAGCTTGTAA
- a CDS encoding tagaturonate reductase: MNNKMQQNETDLLPLSRKNLIYINNLPVPSSLILNLPEKVLQFGTGVLLRGLPDDYIDHANKQGIFNGRIVIVKSTQQNKVDDFDRQDGLYTLCKRGWEKGEMISENSLNASVSRVLSADDQWNEVMKCAHNPELAVIVSNTTEVGIVLDAHDKISTTSVPHSFPGKLVAFLLERYKAFKGEESAGMVIIPTELIANNGKQLKNICIELAEMNKLESGFISWLKEANDFCDSLVDRIVAGKVKGEEGDAIQGKLGYKDNLMIMSEVYGLWAIQASKPHTKKVLSFAKANSGVVVQNDIERFRRMKLFLLNAPHTFTVVIAMACGFKTVKEAMDDKAFESFITDLIFDEIIKVVVNDDISKKDAELFAAKVLDRFRNPFIQHYWIDISKQISSKILMRCIPLIKGCQDKFEALPQKMIQGLAAYLLYTKTAIDKEGNYMADLNKKEIILVDAKAELLYKHWQAASMKQAVSYILSDKKLWNENLKEINGLEQAVLKEMNALLKNNDFLKE; this comes from the coding sequence ATGAATAACAAAATGCAGCAAAACGAAACAGATTTATTGCCGCTATCGCGTAAAAATTTGATTTATATAAATAACCTTCCCGTACCATCTTCTTTAATATTAAACCTCCCTGAAAAGGTATTGCAATTTGGTACCGGCGTCTTGCTTAGAGGATTGCCTGACGATTATATCGATCACGCGAATAAACAAGGTATTTTTAATGGACGAATAGTGATAGTGAAATCCACACAACAGAATAAAGTGGATGATTTTGATCGGCAAGATGGATTGTATACTCTTTGTAAAAGAGGATGGGAAAAAGGGGAGATGATCTCTGAAAATTCGCTGAATGCCTCTGTTAGCAGGGTCTTGAGTGCGGATGATCAATGGAATGAAGTAATGAAATGTGCACATAATCCGGAACTAGCTGTTATTGTTTCTAATACCACTGAAGTGGGGATTGTACTGGATGCGCATGATAAAATTTCTACGACTTCCGTACCTCATTCATTTCCCGGAAAATTAGTCGCATTTCTATTGGAAAGATATAAAGCTTTTAAAGGCGAAGAATCGGCAGGCATGGTTATTATCCCAACAGAATTAATTGCCAATAATGGAAAACAGCTGAAAAATATTTGTATAGAATTGGCTGAAATGAATAAGTTGGAATCAGGGTTTATTTCTTGGTTAAAAGAGGCAAATGATTTTTGCGATTCCTTGGTTGACAGGATTGTTGCGGGTAAAGTTAAGGGTGAAGAAGGTGATGCAATTCAAGGTAAATTGGGGTATAAGGATAATCTGATGATCATGTCTGAAGTATATGGTTTATGGGCCATTCAAGCATCAAAGCCACATACGAAAAAAGTTCTCTCCTTTGCAAAAGCCAACAGTGGGGTAGTCGTTCAAAATGATATTGAAAGGTTTAGACGGATGAAATTATTTTTGCTGAATGCTCCTCATACTTTTACGGTGGTCATTGCTATGGCTTGTGGTTTCAAAACAGTAAAGGAGGCGATGGATGACAAAGCTTTTGAAAGCTTCATTACCGATTTAATTTTTGATGAGATCATAAAAGTGGTCGTAAATGATGATATAAGTAAAAAGGACGCAGAACTATTTGCAGCAAAAGTTCTGGACAGGTTTAGAAACCCTTTTATTCAGCACTATTGGATAGATATTTCTAAACAGATATCCTCTAAGATCCTAATGCGCTGCATTCCACTTATAAAGGGTTGTCAGGATAAGTTCGAAGCCTTACCTCAAAAAATGATCCAAGGCCTGGCTGCTTATTTGCTTTATACAAAAACAGCTATTGATAAAGAAGGTAATTATATGGCTGATTTAAATAAGAAAGAGATTATTTTAGTAGATGCTAAAGCGGAACTATTGTATAAGCATTGGCAAGCGGCCTCAATGAAACAGGCGGTGAGTTATATTCTTTCTGATAAAAAATTATGGAATGAAAACCTTAAAGAAATAAATGGTTTAGAGCAAGCAGTTTTAAAAGAGATGAATGCGCTTTTGAAGAATAATGACTTTCTAAAAGAGTAA